A segment of the Triticum urartu cultivar G1812 chromosome 1, Tu2.1, whole genome shotgun sequence genome:
gaccgcataacaacatatgttgttccctttgtcatcggtatgttacttgcccgagattcgatcgtcggtatcctatacctagttcaatctagttaccggcaagtctctttactcgttccgtaatacatcatcccgcaactaactcattagttgcaatgcttgcaaggcttagtgatgtgcattaccgagagggcccagagatacctctccgacaatcggagtgacaaatcctaatctcgaaatacgccaacccaacatgtacctttggagacacctgtagagctcctttataatcacccagttacgttgtgacgtttggtagcacacaaagtgttcctccggcaaacgggagttgcataatctcatagtcataggaacatgtataagtcatgaagaaagcaatagcaacatactaaacgatcgggtgctaagctaatggaatgggtcatgtcaatcagatcatttaactaatgatgtgatcccgttaatcaaataacaactctttgtccatggttaggaaacataaccatctttgattaacgagctagtcaagtagaggcatactagtgacactctgtttgtctatgtattcacacatgtattatgtttccggttaatacaattctagcatgaataataaacatttatcatgaatataaggaaataaataacaactttattattgcctctagggcatatttccttcatgtgaAATCTCCTTAGTGTTGTTAAAGCAGCCTTGTTTAATCTTCTTCAGGTTTTCAAGGGGTTTTTGTTTATGATAGCCATGGAGCAGGAAAAACTGACATGCTACTAAAGCTAAGATGGTACTGATTCTGATTCTCGTATCATTTCGTGAACGAAATTTGTGTCTTGTCAATGCTTGCTGGATGCTAGTCATGCTGTGTAGTATAGCTAATTCTTTACGTATCTTTATAACATTCAATAGCTCTTTAGTCCTGCCAGGACAAGGTTTGATGGAAATTCGTCGGAGCCTTTCATTGTTTCCTTGCTTGATGCAACAGATTCGTACCTGCTATGTTTGTGCTTGCTTAGTTTAGCTATTCTATTTGTGATTTGTTATTCTGGGGTGAGATGTGGTATGTGTCTAACTGTTGTGTAGAGATGCTTGTGCTTGGAGCCTTGTTGTATATCTTTGTATCGCCTTCTTTGCAAGCTACCCATTTTGTTTACCCTTTGTATAGTCCCAAAAAGGTTTTCAGGTTTTATATCAAAGCTGAAGCCTATTGTGTTCATATGTTTCACTGAGGAAAACTTCAAATCTTAGTCTATAGAGAAAATGCTTTGTGTCACATGCTCAATACACTTTGAACTATATACCTGGTTTAGTTTTAAGGAAAAATGGTCCAGTTTTAGAGAAAATGCTCCTGGTTATTTAACACACTTACTGAACTAATCAGCCTACCGACTAACTACCATCAGTATCCACCGAACGGTTGTGGAAATAACTTTTGCTGATAATCCTTTGTTTTAAACAAGTACTAATATTTTGGTAGGACAAGAAGTTTCAAATTCTTATGCTGGTTTATGTTCTCTTTTTAGGTTATGAGAAGATATGCTGCTGGAAAGATGCTCTTAGCAAAATGGAAGGGCTGCAACCAAATCCAATCGACAATGTGGCAGTGGTCTCTGAATATCTAAGCTAGTGATCATCTTTTCAGCGATTCCTTTTCTGTTTGGCCTTCTCGTAGGTAGTGTACATTAGTTGTCTGTTGGAGTTGTGATGACAGTATATCTTTTTTGTTGCTTCGCTGTCGTTTGATATAAATGGCATTCTTTTTAGTTGCTGCTGCTTATGTATACATAATCTGATGAAGATGTACATATATGATATATGATTGTACGGCGAAACAAATATTGCTTTGATagcaaaataataataaaactcaTCTATTTCTCTGTTGTCCAGTCCTATGAATTAGTGGGCTGAAAATATTGATGGGCTGGAAGAGGCTTTGGCCAAAACAATGCTGGACAAAGATGAAACAAAAAAAgtcttaaaaatagaaaatggacCGCAAAAAGGCTCAGGCCTAGAAAATGGAAAAGGCTTAGAAAAcaaaaaggccaaattgttgggctaggcccatatAGCTAGCGAAAATTAACGGGCAAAAACATAAAatgggctgaattaatgggctcggcccatgtaaaacCCCCAATTGGAACGGGCTGATTGTAATCAACGACCTTCTCATttggtcgcaattttgccacatcagcttgccacgtcAGATCCGACGTGGCCTGGACAGACAGCTAGCGACCAAAACCGAAGGTCATAGAACCAatgaccttttgttttggtcgtaaacgtctaggaccttctcacagagaaggtcgttatttcagtttacgaccgccaggtTTTGACCATCTGTTTtttgtcacaaaaaggtcacaaatgaaaacaatgacctttcagtgatcaatagtgatggtcgcaagttgacatatttcttgtagtgctcGTTCTGGCGGCGGATATGGTCGTTCGGTTGCCCATGGAACTCGATGTAATCTATAATACATAAATAGTTGATCCCCACTAAGTCTAATTCTCTCAACATGCAGCCCTCCACATCATCAAATATGACACGTCATCATCCACCAGAACTATTTTGTAGGACATGCATACGCCAATTTAATTGTTCCATTTCCAATAATCCAACATACATGCATACCCTTTGTTTACGTATAATTACTTTCAAAAGTAATAGCTTTCGATTTAGGTCATTTCATTCGTATAGAATGTGTCCAAAATTAATCTTTAAGCTCCCGCAGCAACGTGCAGGGAAATCACCTAGTTTTTATTATGTTTGGGGCGCTTTGCACTTCCGGTGAATCTTTATAATAGATTTGATATTTttacaaaaaatatatattaGTAACTTTGACCTAGAAAAATCTCAGAACTTTATTttttttgggacggagggagtatttttttttacttttcagGAGTGTTTTGCTACTAATAAGAACTTTTAGATCACTCTACGTCCGAACGCTTTTTCCACAAAAAAAACTTGGGCGCGGCGCTTTTGGCGAATGGCACCTACCAGCACTCACGTCGCACAGTCACGTCTGGCTGTGCAGCGCAGGGCAGACTCGCGTGGACGGCACGCCACGGCCACAGGTGCCCGTGCCACGCTCTCATCTCAGGTCCAAACAAAAGGAAGAAGAGACACGCCGAGCGGCAGGCTAGGCTCGTCCGGCCTTGCCGCGCATGCAGTGCAACGGCTAAAATTGGCGCGACCCCTCTCCGCAACACGCGCCACAGTTCTCCTCGCTTTCTCCTCCCCTCCCCACCTCGTCTCCCACCTTCCAAATTTACTACGCCCACCAGCGGCCTCGCATTGGGCTTGGGCGGTGGTGCCATCACCGGTGCAGCGCGCAATGGCGTCGTCGTCGGAGGGGTACGTGGACGTGCCGCTCGGCGGCGAGCATCATAagcagccgccgccgcagccgcacCCGTACTCGGCGCCCACCATGCGGAAGCAGCCGTCGCGGCTGACGTCCGGGATGAAGCGGCTGGCGTCGAGGGTCACCTCCTTCCGCGTGCCCGACATGGGCCTCAAGCGCACCCACTCCAGCGCGCAGCCGGCGCTCAAGGGCCTCCGCTTCCTCGACAAGGCCGCCGCCGGCAAGGACGGCTGGAAGTCCGTCGAGAAGCGCTTCGACGAGATGAGCGCCGACGGCCGCCTCCACCAGGAGAACTTCGCCAAGTGCATCGGTACGTCCGTTTCCCCGATCAACCGGCCGTCCTTTCTTGTTGCCTTCCCGCTCCCGCAATCTCGATGCTCTCTGAATCTCTGATACCTGCTAGCTTGACGGTCCGGCAAAGCATGTCAGAATTCAGCAGTGCTCTGCTCTCTTTTCCAAAACATGTCAGATTCATTTTCAGGTTGGCCAGCAAAGCATTAGCCAGCCACATTGGTTGATCTGGAACGCAATCGTTTATTTATCAGAGGATAATTAGCAATGTATCATCTTGAAACTGAATCTGTCTACATCTGTCTACGTTGGCCAGCAAAGCATTAACCAGCCACATTGTTTCATCTCTGAATATCTAAGCCCAGAACGGCTCTGCTTCTCACAGGCATGGCGGACTCCAAGGAATTCGCAAGCGAGGTGTTCGTGGCGATGGCGAGGAGAAGGAAGATCGACCCAGAACAAGGACTCACCAAGGAGCAGCTCCAGGAGTGCTGGGAAGAGATGTCTGACAACAACTTCGATGCACGGCTACGCATATTCTTTGACATGTAATAAAGGTCTACCTTACCTTCTCTTCGGTTGCGATACCTCACTGCCGGCGTCTTGATGAGATTGTTTTGCAACCAGGTGCGACAAGAACGGCGACGGAAAGCTCACAGAAGATGAGGTCAAGGAGGTCGGTAGCACGCCGTCTCCGGACCTGCCTGCCCTTCTCCACAAAGCCAGCCTCTATGAAATTTCAGGGTTTTCATTCCATGTGCAGATCATAGTGCTGAGCGCGGGGGCGAACAAGCTTGCCAAGCTGAAGAAACATGCTGCGACCTACGCCTCGCTCATCATGGAGGAGCTGGACCCTGATGCCCGCGGCTACATTGAGGTGCCAAGAAATGAAAACTTATCTTCTTCTGATGCAGCACCAGCATGCTTACATATATGCTCATCTTCTGTCCTGATGCAGATTTGGCAGCTGGAGAAGCTACTCCGTAAGATGGTGATGGAAGAGGGGTCACAGGATCAGATGGACCAGGCGTCAACCAGCCTCGCCAAGACAATGGTTCCGTCCAGTCACCGGAGCCCAATGCAGAAACAGATTCACGAGACCGTCGACTTCATCCACGAGAACTGGAAGAGGATATGGTTCCTGGCGCTGTGGGGGGTCGCCAACATTGCCCTCTTCATATTCAAGTTCATACAGTACAGGAATCGGGCCGTCTTCGAGGTGATGGGGTACTGTGTCTGCATCGCCAAGGGTGCCGCTGAGACGACCAAGCTGAACATGGCCCTCATACTCCTCCCGGTGTGCCGAAACACGCTAACAGCACTCCGGTCGACTGCACTCAGCGCCGTCATACCATTTGACGACAACATAAACTTCCACAAGGTACATAGCCCTTGTGCCATTTCCATTCCAGGACAATACAAGGAACATCTTACCGGCATCTGCATCATGCAATGCACAGTACGCCCCCCTTTAACGATCGCAATGTATCCAGGTTATCGCGGTTGGAATTGCAATTGGAGCGGGTATGCATACGGTTGTTCACCTGACCTGCGACTTCCCAAGGCTGGTCTCCTGCCCAAGTGACAAGTTCCAGGAGAAGCTGGGGCCCTTCTTCAACTATGTTCAACCAACATGGGGAACTCTGTTCGCGAGCACTCCAGGGTGGACTGGTATCCTCCTGGTCCTCATAATGTCATTCTCCTTTACACTGGCGACAACCTCCTTCAGGAGGAGCGTCGTGAAGCTGCCATCGCCACTGCACCACCTGGCTGGCTTCAATTCCTTCTGGTATGCCCACCACCTGCTGGTGTTTGCATACATCCTTCTGGTGATGCACTCCTACTACTTATTCCTCACCAAGCCGTGGTACAAGAAAACGGTATTGCTCTTGCTCTCAATTATGTTTGGCAAGAGTAGTTATGAATGTGCATAAATTGAAATTGTAACTTTGGATGTGCTTCTACAGGGATGGATGTACATAGCAGTTCCTGTTATCTTCTATGCCAGCGAGAGAGCCACCAGAAGAGTTCGTGAGAAGAATTATGGAGTGACTGTCATCAAGGTAAGCTATAGATTCTACAAGTATACAACATACAAGTTTCCTCAGTATACATTTTAAAGTGCAAGTATCACAAGAGAACTGGTAATATTATGCATGGTTCTATGTGTCATGCAGGCAGCAATTTACCCAGGAAATGTTCTCTCTCTTTACATGAAGAAGCCATCAAGTTTCAAATACAAAAGTGGGATGTACCTCTTTGTAAAATGCCCAGACGTCTCGCCTTTTGAATGGTACCATCCCATCATCCATATTTTCCAAGTTATGAGTTTTCCAAGGCTTTGGCTTCAAAATTTTCTTCAATGTTTGCAGGCATCCCTTCTCCATCACCTCTGCACCTGGGGACGACTACTTGAGTGTACATATCCGCACATTAGGTGACTGGACAACAGAACTAAGGAACCTATTTGGGAAGGTCAGTAGAAAAAGTGAGGAGGGAGCATAGAAGAAGTACAACTTGTGAGGAGCTTACACTCTATATATTTTACTTAACTGATGAAAAAGTATAATAATTCATGCAGGCCTGTGAAGAAGAAGTAAATTCCAAGAAGGCTACACTATCAAGACTTGAGACCACAGTCATAGCAGAAGGCGCGGACGAGAATACTAGGTGATTATACCTTAAGCTTTCTTAAGGAATTGCTTGAGGATATGTATATAGGCGATATTGCACTAACTTTAGTGACTTGGCTTTCTTTATTTAGATTTCCCAAGATCTTTGTTGATGGCCCTTTCGGTGCACCAGCTCAAAATTACAAGAAATACGACATCCTTTTCCTTATTGGCCTTGGAATTGGTGCAACTCCTTTCATCAGCATACTGAAGGATCTCCTGCACAACATAAAGTCTAATAATGTAACTCAGTCACTAAAAGTTATTTCTCATACATGAGTGCAGATGCACAAAAGCCTAAAATGAATTTGATTCAACAGGAGCAGCAAAGCATGAATGACGAGGAGGCAGGCAGCAGCTTCAAGAGCAACGGGCCAAGCCGAGCTTACTTCTATTGGGTTACCAGGGAACAAGGCTCCTTTGAATGGTTCAAAGGTGTCATGAATGAAGTTGCTGAATGTGATAGCGATGTACTGCTCAACCGAAACTGTTTCAGTAAACAGCAACGTCCCACATAGTTCAGTTTTGTAAAAGAAAAATAACTTAATCTCTTGCTGTACAGAATGCAATAGAGATGCACAACTACCTAACCAGTGTGTACGAGGAAGGAGATGCGAGGTCAGCTCTGATTGCCATGGTTCAATCGCTCCAACACGCAAAAAATGGTGTGGATATCGTCTCCGGCAGCAAGGTTTTTTTCTCCCTCccttctccctccctttgttaaCTGCAATAAGATTCAGATACACCATGGTTGCTTCCTTTCCTGACCGCTGTTTCACAGATCCGGACACATTTTGCAAGGCCAAACTGGAGAAAGGTGTACTCTGATTTGGCAAATACCCACAAGAATGCTCGTATAGGCGAGTCacatttgtttttatttttttgtgtGCACCTGATCAAAATTTAAGTGTCGAATCCTACTTAACATTACAAAGATATATATACTAAGATGGTGCTGCATAAATCTTCTGCAGGTGTTTTCTATTGTGGATCTCCGACGCTTACAAAAACACTCAGGGAACTTGCAATAGAATTCAGCCACACGACAACAACACGGTTCCATTTCCACAAGGAGAACTTCTAACTTGTGAGGTCAGCGCAACAAAAAATTCGGTAGCATCGGGTAGCAGTTCTAGCTCTGCAGGTGCCAGAGGGAGCTGGGGCATATATTAGTGTACAAACTACATGGAGTGAAAAGCATGTGGCGTTAGTTATAGCTGCTGCCACACATAGATAGGGGGAGGAAAGCCATGTATTTATATTTTCATTCGTCAGTGAGATTGCTTCTTAGAATAATTCAGACCTTGAACAGGTGATTGGCTCGGTTCAAAATTGATAGGATCAAGTTTGGATTGGCTGAAAATTAAAGTGAGCCATTTACTCATTTTGTTGTAACAAAGATTACCCTCCGAATCGGATTCGTTAGCTTGATAAAAAGATTGTGTTGTAAACCAAGTAGGAGCATTTCAAGTCAATCTGCCCATTTCTTTTCAATTGTGAACGATGCTCCATTTCTTGGCTGGATATTTGGGAATAATCCCCTTTCCACGGATATAGCTAGCACCTTGCATTGCACGCAAGCACATACTACTACATACAGACGAAGAGGAATCCCTGGTTGCCGTCGGTCAATTCCGGGCGCCCAGAGGCGCGAGCCCTATCGTCGAGCAGCCGCAATGGAGCGGGGAGGGCAGCATCCAGGATGGGTAGTAAGAAGAGAAGAAGTACAGCCCAAGCATCCGTAGGGGGTAGGAAAGGGAGGAGGGTTCGGTGGCTGACCTTTGTTGCGGCAG
Coding sequences within it:
- the LOC125521092 gene encoding putative respiratory burst oxidase homolog protein H, which codes for MASSSEGYVDVPLGGEHHKQPPPQPHPYSAPTMRKQPSRLTSGMKRLASRVTSFRVPDMGLKRTHSSAQPALKGLRFLDKAAAGKDGWKSVEKRFDEMSADGRLHQENFAKCIGMADSKEFASEVFVAMARRRKIDPEQGLTKEQLQECWEEMSDNNFDARLRIFFDMCDKNGDGKLTEDEVKEIIVLSAGANKLAKLKKHAATYASLIMEELDPDARGYIEIWQLEKLLRKMVMEEGSQDQMDQASTSLAKTMVPSSHRSPMQKQIHETVDFIHENWKRIWFLALWGVANIALFIFKFIQYRNRAVFEVMGYCVCIAKGAAETTKLNMALILLPVCRNTLTALRSTALSAVIPFDDNINFHKVIAVGIAIGAGMHTVVHLTCDFPRLVSCPSDKFQEKLGPFFNYVQPTWGTLFASTPGWTGILLVLIMSFSFTLATTSFRRSVVKLPSPLHHLAGFNSFWYAHHLLVFAYILLVMHSYYLFLTKPWYKKTGWMYIAVPVIFYASERATRRVREKNYGVTVIKAAIYPGNVLSLYMKKPSSFKYKSGMYLFVKCPDVSPFEWHPFSITSAPGDDYLSVHIRTLGDWTTELRNLFGKACEEEVNSKKATLSRLETTVIAEGADENTRFPKIFVDGPFGAPAQNYKKYDILFLIGLGIGATPFISILKDLLHNIKSNNEQQSMNDEEAGSSFKSNGPSRAYFYWVTREQGSFEWFKGVMNEVAECDSDNAIEMHNYLTSVYEEGDARSALIAMVQSLQHAKNGVDIVSGSKIRTHFARPNWRKVYSDLANTHKNARIGVFYCGSPTLTKTLRELAIEFSHTTTTRFHFHKENF